The following DNA comes from Alosa alosa isolate M-15738 ecotype Scorff River chromosome 13, AALO_Geno_1.1, whole genome shotgun sequence.
CTTGGCTTGTCCCTGATTGTTATCTTTTCCAGGCCTTCGCACATCTTCAGCTCCTCCCAGAGTTTTCTTAccttattctctctttcttttgctctctccacCTGTCCCTTTTTCTTTGCTTGTACTTCCTGTAatacctctccctccatctcataATGAGACCCTCCATTTTGTTCAACCGTGCTGTCAGCAACTTTTAGAAGCTCCTCGACATAAGAATAATCTGATTTATTCTTATTATCCAGGACACAGCACCTGTTCCCACATTTTTCTACCAGCCAATGGAGGGCTTTCCCTTCTCTTTCAATATACTGCTTAATGGGCAGATTATCCAGTCCACGCACACATTTCAACACAACAAGTGTGTGCTCCCACACTCTTGCACCAAGGAGATCCATGTGATCCTGCACTGCTCTTCGATTTAACTCTGTGAATGTCTCACCCACACGTATAACCAAGACCAGAACATGAGGTCCTGGGTCACAGTGGGACACACTGAGTATGATCTCCTGTCTGGTGAGTTCAGGAGTGTCACTAAGACGCTGCTCTCGTCCCCAGCCAGGGGTGTTCACTATGGTGATATGCCTCCCTGACACCCAACGTTGCTTCTTCACTGCCTGGAGGGCATTTTCTGAATCAAACTCCCGGCTGCTCAACAAACCATTCCCTACAGAAGACATCCCTGCATTTGAGTGACCAAGCAAAAGAATCCTCAGATCTTTAGAAACCCCTGGGAATGGAACCATGTAGTATATAAGTAGCATGCAGATGAAAGAGAAATTAGACGTCCTTAATGGAGTCATCTATTTGATATTGAATTAGGTACTGCTTTCAAGGAGCACACACTTTTATGATCATCTAGTGGGTGCTTTCTAAGCTATTTATCTTACCTAATGGGAACAGAAAATAGCACAACAGGAATGACACAATTCAAAAGGGTATATAGTCTTCATAGTGGATCCTAATAGAATACTTAATAATATATACTTCATACTGATACGCAAAGGATGTGGGTGTCATATGCAGGGCTTTTCTGTGATTGGCTAACAATAACAGTATTTTAGACAGGAGAAATGGACTCACGTGTAGGTATGGATTTCACAGTCTCTGTACTTGTCTCAGCATCACCTCCTGTCGGTACATCCCTTTTCTCCTGAAACTTATTCTTCATCTGTTCCGCTTTCTTGGTCTCTACAGTTTGTCTCTCCTCCACTGCCCTCAGTACTGTTCCATCTATTTCATAAGGATGGCCGCTATTCCCAACTACCGTCTCTTCTACTTTGCGAAACAGTTCTGAAACCTGAACTTTAGTAGTCTCATTGCTGAAGACATGATACCTGTTCCCACATTTCTCAGCAAGCCACTGGAGAGGTTTGCCCTCACTCTCGATGTACTGCTCAATGCTTCTCTCCCCAAGCCAGTCTCCATGAGTAAACAGCACTATGGTGTGACTCCACACTCTCTCACCTAGAAGCTCTGCATGTTCCTGTACTGCTCTCCTGCTAGTCTCTGTGAACTTCATGCCTGCACGTATGACTAGGAGGACTGAGTGGGGTCCTGGAGGACACAAAGACACGCTGAGAGTAATTTCTTCTTTCATGAGCTCAGACGTGTCTTTAAGAAGTTGGTCCTTTCCCCAGCCTGGAGCTTTAATAATAGTGACATGTCTGTCATCTacgtctccctctcctttcactCGCTGGACTGTTTTCTTACTGTAGAAGTGCTGTCCCCCTAGGATGGTATTTCCTGCTGAACTCTTCCCTGCATTTCTAAAACCCAGAATCACAAGTCTCATGTCTGATGGCATGATGGGAGATTCCttgaaaaaaaaggagagaatgaTAAAGGCTAATTATTAATGAGGTCAAATATTAGAATGTAGCCGGCTGGCTAACACtggcacatttacagaaatgttgattacagtttttttcaatcgctaacaagcgcttacccatacttcagatactttttctaaactcttaacacagactcacacctacaaaacacaactggccaaatggataattttcttctcaaaaacacattttgttaaatatactactaacacatctttctctgcacacactaactttaccaaaacactggaaatctgactcaaaatgaaattattctgtgaaagaataacacttgttttcacttcacaaggtatgcagtcaatcaaagtacaccaggtttcaaaatactggctatttttgacattacaaaaactgcatagacttttatgtttcagttttacaggtatttgcatgcaatttttacactaaatgtcttggttgggaactgtatgtccacatgttacgttcacattcaaaagttttgaagttttcagttttgttttcctttactgtttcctacagtagaaatactgtttacagtattgtaacgatttgatagtgACACACAtagttgtccaatcaaaggtTTAATGCGGAAGCAGGAATCAGCCAAACACATAGGCCAAGACCAAAACTCCATTACATaggaaacacaagggaagtcaataaaacaagcacgatacacgaaCAGAgttgtcacatacaatacaccgggtaaaacacatgaggtaaaacctaaagaaagactacacaagctaacacGTACATGACAAGGAAAACGCAATTACACTAActaaaaccgacattacacaaaccagcattcacacacactgcattctgggaggctaGCACTCAGTCCAAAAGGCACCGAcgttacagtatgatagaacagaaacaGTTTTGCAGTATTGCaatgcttacagtgaacaatatatccatgaaacacacaagcattctgaacaaaaaaaaacaacagcaaaaagcccagataaaaaggggggagctaaaaaagcacaaaattactgtatctaatctctgcgatcttcaggccacatgttttcatcaacatcgcattGATTGGTCAATGATAGTACAGTTAGAACAGATAGAGATAGAACAGTTCTTGCAGCCAAATGGAATGCCACTGCCACACATTCTTACACCTCCACCTGCCCTCTTcttgggcctgctcttctccctggccctgctcctctcactgctcctgcatctctcactgcatctctcactgggcctgctcttctccctgggcccCTTGCTCTTATTATTCCTTGTCCAGATattacagtgtttgtctttttctgtttctaaaaacatTACTCCTCAAAGTCCTCATTTTACTGTGTCAGTGTAATAGAACaaaataacccctgccactgagtctaagccagactggaatcagctgtggttggcccaatttacccaacataaatcagttgtgtgtcaattattgaattgttttttttatcagctGAGATGTATTGTTTTTGAACGGATATCATTGcggaagcagaggtttttatactgtatctaaggtttggaatattgtttttactattgtgggatgttgtgtgttaacattcgtaaatactgcaaaaacaatccataattttgttgggaggtatagcttgtctgttaagaaaatgtaagcattgtggaaatgtgttcactgactgcatatcatgtgcaaacgacatgaaatgtgtgaatggtatggccaaaaaagaccgatgctgtgctaattgtatttagagttttgaaattgtgacaactggttggacaaacgcttgttagcgactgaaaaaaactgtgatgtgtgttgtcCTTGACTTGACTTAGATGAATAGCTTTTGCATGAATAGAGCAAATTAAATGGCCTAACCCTACAAATGAGGAATGTCTTTTGGTATtatatgtgtttggatgtgacTTGGTTGTTCTTAAACCTCTGATGTCAATGAACATTTAGTTGTTGGTGAAGAACATGTTTGTATTTGAGGACATCATTTTTAAACATGACTAAGAGCTTTTTGTGTTATCATCAGTCAGAATGAACCTTGTAATAGATGAGGGACAgaacataatataatatatatatatatacatagatgGCCTCTCGTCTGATTTATAAACATGAATTTAGAATGAAATGTGTCTGGATTCTGCATAATGATTAACGGTTGTTATAGCGATATGGAACAATAAAGGTACAACTCTTGAGCAAAGTCTTAGACTGACTGGCATAGATAAGACTGGCATAGATAAGTCCAGAGAAATGAATGGTTCTCAGTAAACCACAATGACCAATATTAATTACAATAAAAGACATAGTTGAGGGAAAGACTTCTATGAACTAAGAATATCTGGATTCTAAGAATATCTATATTAAAATCTAAATATTACTACGCTCCTACAGTTTAACAAGAAAATGCCAGCAGGTAATGCTGTACCAATCTTTAGGGAATGTATATTTTTAAGATTGTTAATGCATTTCAGTTACCTTATAATTGTCATACAAAATAGTTATGAAACAAAATCTCTTTTTTATGCACATGCCTGCAATGCCCTATACATGAAGGGAAAATAGCCTATAATTGCACATGGACGcaacacaatcaaacacaaatAACACAATGAAATGGCCTTTGTTATTGTGTTGTAACTTACAAATTACATCTACATTCAGTCTACAAAATCTTAGACCTGTTTTACAAGTCATGCTCCACATTTTAACACGGTTCTTCGACTTGATCATAGTGATTTATGCCATATCATAAGATTAATAAAACTAACACACATTAGCATTGAAATCATCCTTACATTTTGCCTTGATTTCAATAGGCTGAGTTTGTTTTTATTAAATAGATTTGGTTACCTGTCATAGTCAGCAGAGCACAGAGAATAGAAGCAAAACTGAGAACATAGTTCAGGAGACTATTATTTATGTTAAACATTAACTAGTCATAAAATATCTACCTCACTATCAGGTGCCTGTGCTGCAGTTCCAATACAGTTAGTGTTCTTCTGTTTCTTATTCGGCTACTCTTCACGTGGCCCGACATCATGGTGATGGGTCATGGTTCAACACTTGCTCTATGATGGCGGTTGTTAATTCATCAGTGACAACAGGTCCTCTGAACACCACCAGGCATTCTTCACTCCGCTCCCCCTAGCGGTCCTGGTCCAACTACTCATCTCCCTGACCTTCCTCTCCCTAATCCAACTATTCATCTAAATGACATCCTCTCCCTCATCCAACTACTCTACTCATCTACCTGaccttcctctccctcatctGTATCGATTGAGTTTGGAATTGCGATTGGTCTCTTTTCACAGAATGACGACGCTGTCTTCAAAGTGACTAAGGTGCCATGTTGAACATGTGTTCCAGTCACCTCTTCATCTTGCTTAATAGTTCATGAGACACATGCACTATTCTATCCCACCCATAGCattctatttatttatgcacaaatgtacataggctactgtaaagtACTTTAGCTATATTCTACCGCTCTTCAtattattctgtttttattctttatatgttaagtgagtgttgtactttgagaacaaagattaaccggagtcaaattccttgtttgtgtatgcaaacctggccaataaagctgattctgaaaccctatttagcaagcagaaatgtctCAGCCCGGTGTTTATCTTCCATTAGGAAACCATCACGTTAGCGAACGTTAGTGTCATGGTTAACTAACTTAGCTCCTGTCAGTATGGTCAGaaacagtggtggaggaagtactgaaactcagtacttaagtaaaagtacaaatacacagagaaatatttactttagtaaaagtaccacaatgacaaccctacttaagtaaaagtaaaaagtacctgcttttaaatgtactttaagtattaaaagtaaaagtatttgcataatttattttttgcatattatttattctcttaatatctatattctaaaaggaaaaatcagtatgggctgtggcattttaatctagttagtttctaagctagttttaggttatactcgactagatagttttaagttaatgcaattgtgcttaccatctgtggcccattacattctgacctacaattctagagactgtaattctggttatctactagggtgatctgctgagtaatatcattcagcaaaacacgagagcctgaagtttaacggggtagacaagggaaacgtcgggtggatcgtaatgccaattatgctgattgaacagaaaagttgctgagaaaggtgtctttatgattaagttcagtttcacttgcgcagacgcatagacattgaatgagcgctgacGTTACGccacaattgtaggctatgcatctttatttaatcacacacaattaaggaatatttcctaatctggaaaatgttctTTTCGTCTTTTCCgtccaccggttcattaatagtctaccattcatttgtgccgcaaatgatcagacgtgtgacagaagcatgggcatagcctgtaacttcgctgatccgcggatagcaatctcatcggagaggaggccctaacgctgcagataacagacagagaaaggcacagaacacagttgcatgtacagtgtagccatgggtctggtgaatatagcctaccgaatgcagatggctacaagctcacgctttgcctggtctagactagaaggttatgtttctaagaatgcacgtaagcccagaatctttggtagcaaccccggtaaaacaaacgtgtttgtcagagagaaaaaaaaactgatcataaaatgtatcgtaaaaaggaacgatggtgttgtagaaatgtagcggagtaaaagtacagataattgctgtaaaatgtaacgaagtaaaagtcaaaagtatgcactataaattttacttaagtaaagtacaaatacgtggaaaatttacttaagtacagtaacgaagtatttgtacttcgttacattccaccactggtcAGAAAATAATGAGATGGCAGTCGATAgagacaattacagtgctgttatcaatttgcttggtataaccacatTTATGTTTCACAAATACACCAACATTCAAACAAGCTTCCTttactcaaccaatgctaacggtaacattattttacctatggATATAACATTACAGTAGGCTGGTGTAAGATTAACATACTTGCAGTAAACACCAAGCATATTCGACAAACATTCTTTggtttatttcggcttcaacaAGAAATGAGAATtacacacggggcaggtcaaacagacacacacactacacatacaggggaggacacagcccccccacacaaaaaggatcacacacgagggagaactaaaagggaaacatgttacaataaagacgctaacattacactcaaaactaaggagaaatacagacataaacccccaAATGTTGGCTCTCAGTATCCCAGGATGCCCTCTTGGGAGAACGCTTAACACTGTCTTTATACCGACCTTTACATAGCtccccaacaagccattgccgtCCTCGGCAACGACAACGAGGTAGCCACATGCTATAGTCGCCCGCCACTCAGTCCAGTGCGACAGTACCGCCAAATCACGTGGGGTGCACACGCCACAGGAGCTCACTCAACGGGGCGCCACGCTGCTAGCAATCCAGTGCGGGCGTGCTAGCAGCCACGTGGCCGACCCCGCTCGtcaccagctccctctcagCAGCCACCCTCAGGCTGCACTTTCCGCGCCGGGGTTCGAGGGGGGGTCAGATGAAGCTGCACCAACGCCACTCCGCTCCGTCGAGTCGCCGACCAGGACAGACAGGCACCGACTCCGCAGCAACTGGACCGCGCTGAGCTCTCCCGCTGCAGCTACCGTCTTCGGCGTCCCTCCTCGTGTTGCCATCTCACAGAGCCGTCCTGCTCTGCTCCCGGCCCGTTCCACTCCCTCGTGGCCTCAGCGAAGGCACGACCCCCGAGATGGCCATGCTAACGAACTCCAcacaacaatttttttttaaaggcgccGGCCAACAGGCCAACTAGAACGGTCGCCCACACAGCACGGTGCCTCTCACACGCACCCAAAAGTTTTgaagttcagagttcagagggcCTTTCCGTCGAAGCTGCCCCACCGTCGTGAGTTCGCTGCCCTCAGCGGCTCCGCCAACCGTCCATCGTCTAGGAACCTCTTCCTCGCCGCACTCCCTCGGCTCTGCTCACGCGTCGCGGCTCGCCGTGGAGTCAGCGCCCAGGCTAGCGTCGTCTTCGTGATTACCATAACAGTGCACttttatataggcctaattATCATAACATAATATAACAATAATGTCACTTAAAATCAAACTCTCTTAAACATTGCAAGCACTCTTGGGGGCTCTGGTGGTGTGACTAATCTTCACCAAATATGCTGTGTCTGACAGGtgcctgatttttttcataattttagTTTGAGTGCATATTTAGTGCATATTGGTCACGCCACCAGTCAGGAACCTCCAGTATATAGTGAAAAGAGAGACTTTCAGCATGGTGATAATGGATTTCACAAATGTACACAATAAACCATGATCAAAACTTTTAAAAGACAGGTCAAATGACATAGAAAGTGTACACATTCAAATTATATTTCTACTTTGAAGATATTAGAAGCACAAGTATGCCCAACTTTGTGTGGCGTGGACACATCAAATGGATTCTAaatagaaatgtatttttttaatacATGTAGTCAAACAGATTTTCTTAGACTGTCCAGTAAGAGAAATTATATACTGAATAGCAGAGAAATGTCAGACATATGTTGTCAAACAATGTTTGTAAATTTGTTCTTTTACAGTAGATGGCTAATTCTGAAAATGATTAGGATAGGGTGCTTGGGCATGTCTGGAAAGTATAAAATTACAGTCTTGAAAAGGTTTTGCTTATAGtaatacacaaaaatacacacacatatacacacttgtGTATGTTACTTGCCTGTCAACAAATATTTTTCTTCAGAAATGTCTAGTGTCTATGTTTGGGTGGCATGTGTTCACCttcatgtctgtgtatgttggGTCTGATGGCAAACTTTTTTGCATCAGTGgaaatgtatgtactgtatgcatgtttgtgtgtgtgtgtatgtgattcaGTATACTGTAATTTTACGGTTCTTTTTGTCAATTATTTTAATTTAGCCTGCAGTTCTCGCCTGTGCCTCTCTACTGTCACTTTTCTCTCATctgccctctctgtctccttcctcATGTTTTCTGACTTATAATGTGTCACTGTCTAGTTGATAATAGCTGCCTCCATATCCTGTCACCATATGCTCAATCTTCTGTAGCAGTTCTGTCACCTGACTGCTTTCCCTCCTCTTCTTGTGGTTGAGCACATGATACCTGTCCCCACATTTCTCAACTAACCACTGGAGAGGCTTGCCTTCACTCTCAATGTACTGTTCAATTGTTATATCTCCCAACCACTCCTCACATGTGAACAGCACCATGCAGTGCTTCCAGGCCTTCTCACTGAGAAGTTCCAGGTGTTCTTGAATGGCTCTGCGGCTTGCTTCAGTGAATTTCAATACCACACTTACAAGCACAAGAATAGCATGAGGTCCCGGAGGACACATAGACAAACTGAGCATAATCTCTTGTTTAGTCAGTTCAGGAGTGTCTATCAGAAGTTGTTCCTTTTCCCAGTCTGATGCTCTGATCACAGTTAAGCGTCTTCCTGCTACACGAGCTTCTTTCTTCATGCTCTGTACACTCTGCTTGGTGTGGAAGGCCTCACTGCCCAAGATGCTGTTTCCAGCTGCCGTCTTTCCAGATCCTCTGTGTCCCAGCAGCATGATTCGGAACTCTTGGAGGGTTAGAGGGTTAATGACATTTCACAAACATTATTAGCAGCTTTGTCTCAGTGAGTCATGTGAGTTACAAGTACTTAGTGATGAAGTCTTGTAAGCTGGATAGAATCCAGGGGCCTCAGTACAGTAAAAATATCCTAACTGCGTGTCCTAAGTTAACTTAAGTTTCAAAGACAGGAAAAACCCAATCTTTCTATTACAGAACCAATTTTTAAAGTCATGGCTGTGTTCTATATTATCTTAGACGTATCCTTACTATAACTGTCAATTTGATTTGTCAATTGGAAATCATCCTGTCATGCCTATCATGTTCGAGGTGGTAATGCAGCCCCGATGTGGTAGCGAAGGGGCCGTTACACCTCATAAGTGCATTGATTTCTGTTAACTGAACACCCTTGAGTCCATTATCCctcttattccactgttgccacttgcattGTGTTCATTTGCTGTtataatttaaacgttttaatcgctaaaactatCTTCTTTGTAGAACTACTTCCTACTGCCATCAACTCATTTTTCAACTTTCAGGGCAAACTGCTGTTACTAGTTGTAAATGAGTGGGGTGATTTCTACTCAATTTTTACTCAATTAATAAAATTagtaaaaatccaacctttaaaggaaaattctggtatttagtcccttttctggtttgttttggatgaactagagtggtggacaccgaaattttgacgattggtcctgtctcgacttttctgactcgttttgaatcgcctttactgcttcagagtggctgcctacaggcatgcacaaacatgtccttaaaacaacccttaacgtttgttttcaaaactgtgcaactcaccgagtggttagtggtgttcgttgattattaaaatcaaatatatcggcgcaatgtatgatttccagtcGTCTtcatttgctattgtggaactgttttttcagacacctcacaaccgcgtataaacttccgctcaatatttgagcct
Coding sequences within:
- the LOC125305598 gene encoding GTPase IMAP family member 8-like; translation: MPSDMRLVILGFRNAGKSSAGNTILGGQHFYSKKTVQRVKGEGDVDDRHVTIIKAPGWGKDQLLKDTSELMKEEITLSVSLCPPGPHSVLLVIRAGMKFTETSRRAVQEHAELLGERVWSHTIVLFTHGDWLGERSIEQYIESEGKPLQWLAEKCGNRYHVFSNETTKVQVSELFRKVEETVVGNSGHPYEIDGTVLRAVEERQTVETKKAEQMKNKFQEKRDVPTGGDAETSTETVKSIPTRVSKDLRILLLGHSNAGMSSVGNGLLSSREFDSENALQAVKKQRWVSGRHITIVNTPGWGREQRLSDTPELTRQEIILSVSHCDPGPHVLVLVIRVGETFTELNRRAVQDHMDLLGARVWEHTLVVLKCVRGLDNLPIKQYIEREGKALHWLVEKCGNRCCVLDNKNKSDYSYVEELLKVADSTVEQNGGSHYEMEGEVLQEVQAKKKGQVERAKERENKVRKLWEELKMCEGLEKITIRDKPRKETTTATNQTRSFLTDIPLQEFRIMLLGHRGSGKTAAGNSILGSEAFHTKQSVQSMKKEARVAGRRLTVIRASDWEKEQLLIDTPELTKQEIMLSLSMCPPGPHVFLVLVSVVLKFTEASRRAIQEHLELLSEKAWKHCMVLFTCEEWLGDITIEQYIESEGKPLQWLVEKCGDRYHVLSHKKRRESSQVTELLQKIEHMVTGDGGIHYQLDSDTISKLENMRKEETERADERRMRVESQRRELQAKLK